The proteins below come from a single Papaver somniferum cultivar HN1 chromosome 11, ASM357369v1, whole genome shotgun sequence genomic window:
- the LOC113323475 gene encoding uncharacterized protein LOC113323475: MTLKRQTDDEVQSKEVPKPFMTLKRETIDKVTSSFEYMGPGQPFVGRHSSDCVVLNDGKCENVGGFSVLKSHAGFYEKIWMKYGHIASNKVLKDSYAQVPVVSGIMDTIVHMHYCRFPELTSRIIERWEDNIKNAEKLEFNIGWVRDWLEYVKKVFSGKEKLAAAFIQQDELLQAEKKKSVEAKNAYEEAEKSIVALETKMSLLIREKQEYEEKDSHLLSLEWLQ, from the coding sequence ATGACATTGAAAAGACAGACGGATGATGAAGTTCAGTCCAAAGAGGTACCTAAGCCTTTTATGACACTGAAAAGAGAGACTATCGACAAAGTAACATCATCATTTGAGTATATGGGTCCTGGTCAACCATTTGTAGGACGGCATAGCAGTGATTGTGTGGTTCTAAATGATGGAAAATGTGAAAATGTAGGAGGCTTCAGTGTTCTTAAATCACATGCAGGGTTCTATGAGAAAATATGGATGAAATATGGCCATATCGCTTCGAACAAAGTTCTAAAAGATTCGTATGCCCAAGTACCGGTTGTCTCAGGAATAATGGATACTATTGTTCATATGCATTATTGTCGTTTTCCTGAGCTGACTTCCAGGATTATTGAGCGCTGGGAGGATAACATAAAGAACGCTGAGAAACTTGAATTCAACATTGGGTGGGTTCGTGACTGGTTAGAGTATGTCAAAAAAGTTTTTTCTGGAAAGGAAAAGCTTGCGGCTGCATTTATCCAGCAGGACGAATTACTGCAGGCAGAAAAGAAAAAGTCTGTAGAAGCAAAGAATGCGTATGAGGAGGCAGAAAAGAGTATTGTTGCTTTGGAAACAAAAATGAGTCTCTTGATCAGGGAAAAGCAAGAGTATGAAGAGAAAGATAGTCATTTACTCTCCCTAGAGTGGTTGCAGTAA